One stretch of Caldinitratiruptor microaerophilus DNA includes these proteins:
- a CDS encoding type 1 glutamine amidotransferase domain-containing protein — MEIRGKTVVILLEDLYNEFEFWYPYYRMKEAGATVVVAGTGRESYTSKHGLVAKADRAVDQIDPAGVDAVIIPGGYAPDLMRRSPALVDFVRRMDQQGKVVAAICHAGWVLASAGILKGRRATGFSSIRDDMVNAGAEYLDQEVVRDGNLITSRQPADLPAFCRTIIEALR, encoded by the coding sequence GGAGATCCGAGGCAAGACGGTCGTCATCCTGCTCGAGGACCTCTACAACGAGTTCGAGTTCTGGTACCCGTACTACCGCATGAAGGAGGCCGGCGCCACGGTGGTGGTCGCCGGCACCGGCAGGGAGAGCTACACGAGCAAGCACGGGCTGGTCGCGAAGGCGGACCGGGCCGTCGACCAGATCGACCCGGCCGGCGTCGACGCCGTGATCATCCCCGGCGGCTACGCGCCCGACCTCATGCGGCGTTCCCCGGCCCTGGTCGACTTCGTTCGCCGCATGGACCAGCAGGGCAAGGTGGTGGCCGCCATCTGCCACGCAGGCTGGGTGCTCGCTTCGGCCGGCATCCTGAAGGGGCGCCGGGCCACCGGCTTCTCCTCCATCCGGGACGACATGGTGAACGCGGGCGCCGAGTACCTGGACCAGGAGGTCGTCCGCGACGGGAACCTGATCACCTCCCGGCAGCCGGCAGACCTCCCCGCCTTCTGCCGGACGATCATCGAGGCGCTGCGCTGA
- a CDS encoding NADH:flavin oxidoreductase/NADH oxidase, translated as MHLFERLKLRDVTFRNRIAVSPMCQYSGEDGMATDWHLVHLGSRAVGGAALVITEATAVEARGRISPQDLGIWDDRHVEPLARITRFIRGQGAVPGIQLAHAGRKASTRRPWEGLAPVGPEEGGWRPVVGPSPIPFDDGYPVPEALDEAAIAEIVRAFRDGARRALEAGFQVVEIHAAHGYLLHEFLSPLSNHRTDRYGGSFENRTRLVREVVAAIREVWPERLPLFVRISATDWAPGGWDPDQSVELARGLGALGVDLVDCSSGGLVPGVSIPTDPGYQVPFAERVRREAGIATGAVGLITTPAQADAIIREGKADLVLLGRQLLRDPYWPLRAAHELGHADRAPWPPQYLRARPAGAVWQ; from the coding sequence TTGCACCTGTTCGAGCGACTGAAGTTGCGTGATGTGACCTTCCGCAACCGGATCGCGGTGTCGCCGATGTGCCAGTACAGCGGCGAGGACGGGATGGCCACCGACTGGCACTTGGTGCACCTGGGTTCACGCGCGGTCGGCGGGGCGGCGCTCGTGATCACCGAGGCCACGGCCGTCGAGGCCCGGGGTCGCATCAGCCCCCAGGACCTCGGCATCTGGGACGACCGTCACGTGGAGCCGCTGGCCCGCATCACCCGGTTCATCCGGGGCCAGGGCGCCGTCCCCGGCATCCAGCTGGCCCACGCCGGGCGCAAGGCCAGCACCCGCCGGCCCTGGGAGGGCCTCGCGCCCGTGGGGCCGGAAGAAGGCGGGTGGCGGCCGGTGGTCGGCCCCAGCCCCATCCCCTTCGACGACGGCTATCCGGTGCCGGAGGCGCTGGACGAGGCGGCGATCGCGGAGATCGTCCGGGCGTTCCGCGACGGTGCCCGGCGGGCCCTGGAGGCAGGCTTCCAGGTCGTCGAGATCCACGCCGCCCACGGCTACCTCCTGCACGAGTTCCTCTCGCCTCTGTCCAATCACCGCACCGACCGGTACGGCGGGTCCTTCGAGAACCGCACGCGCCTCGTGCGCGAGGTGGTCGCGGCCATCCGGGAGGTCTGGCCCGAGCGGCTGCCGCTCTTCGTCCGGATCTCCGCCACCGACTGGGCGCCGGGCGGGTGGGACCCCGACCAGTCCGTCGAGCTGGCGCGGGGGCTCGGGGCGCTCGGCGTCGACCTCGTCGACTGCTCCTCCGGCGGCCTCGTCCCCGGCGTGTCGATTCCGACGGATCCGGGCTACCAGGTACCGTTCGCCGAGCGGGTCCGCCGGGAGGCCGGCATCGCGACCGGGGCCGTGGGCCTCATCACGACCCCGGCGCAGGCCGACGCCATCATCCGGGAGGGCAAGGCCGACCTCGTGCTCCTCGGCCGCCAGCTCCTGCGCGACCCGTACTGGCCGCTGCGGGCCGCCCACGAGCTGGGCCACGCGGACCGGGCGCCCTGGCCACCCCAGTACCTGCGGGCCCGACCGGCCGGCGCGGTGTGGCAGTAG
- a CDS encoding P1 family peptidase, producing the protein MAGAITDVPGIRVGHATDVVGLTGCTVVLCPEGGVVAADVRGGAPGTRETDLARPGQLVERAHAVLLTGGSAYGLDAASGVMRYLEEQGKGFPTPAGVVPIVPAAVLYDLALGDPRARPDAAMGYEACRAATGGSVAEGNVGAGTGASVGKLLGPAFAMKSGLGTASVRLPGSGVVGAVVAVNAAGDVRDPRTGRIVAGARAPDGAFLDAARRLLAGEPPAALPGQNTTIGCVATDVRLTKEQAAVVARMAHAGLARTIEPAFTPYDGDTVFVLSCGDKDGDVTLVGLAAARAVEEAILRAVRLAASAGGLPGLAG; encoded by the coding sequence TTGGCGGGAGCGATCACGGACGTCCCGGGGATCCGCGTCGGACACGCCACCGACGTGGTGGGTCTGACGGGCTGCACCGTGGTGCTGTGCCCGGAGGGGGGCGTCGTGGCGGCCGACGTCCGGGGCGGCGCCCCCGGCACCCGGGAGACCGACCTCGCCCGGCCGGGGCAGCTGGTCGAGCGGGCGCACGCCGTGCTCCTCACGGGCGGGAGCGCCTACGGGCTCGACGCCGCCTCCGGGGTCATGCGTTACCTGGAGGAGCAGGGCAAGGGCTTCCCGACCCCCGCCGGGGTGGTGCCGATCGTGCCGGCGGCGGTTCTCTACGACCTGGCCCTCGGAGACCCCAGGGCCCGTCCGGACGCCGCCATGGGCTACGAGGCCTGCCGGGCGGCCACCGGCGGGTCTGTGGCCGAGGGGAACGTCGGCGCCGGGACGGGCGCTTCGGTGGGGAAGCTCCTCGGGCCGGCATTCGCGATGAAATCGGGTCTCGGGACGGCGTCCGTGCGCCTGCCGGGCAGCGGGGTGGTCGGGGCGGTCGTGGCCGTGAATGCGGCCGGCGACGTGCGCGATCCCCGGACGGGGCGCATCGTGGCCGGCGCGCGGGCCCCCGACGGCGCCTTCCTGGACGCGGCGCGCCGGCTTCTGGCGGGCGAGCCCCCGGCGGCCCTGCCCGGGCAGAACACGACCATCGGCTGCGTGGCCACCGACGTGCGGCTCACCAAGGAGCAGGCGGCGGTGGTGGCCCGCATGGCCCACGCCGGGCTCGCCCGGACCATCGAGCCGGCGTTCACTCCCTACGATGGGGACACCGTCTTCGTCCTGAGCTGCGGGGACAAGGATGGCGACGTGACCCTCGTCGGCCTCGCCGCCGCGCGGGCGGTGGAGGAGGCCATCCTGCGCGCCGTGCGCCTGGCCGCCTCCGCCGGGGGTCTGCCCGGGCTGGCCGGCTGA
- a CDS encoding ABC transporter substrate-binding protein, with translation MSRRSALWGIAALLASAVAVAGCGKTGGGAGGGEVIKIGVSAPLTGNIAAIGQSTKNAVLMAEAEINEKGGIDIGGKKMKVQFVIEDDENKPESTANVFQKLINQDKVIAIIGSQSSSATNAGAPIANDAKVPAITPWATNPNVTKGKKYVFRAAFIDPFQGYVNAKFAYENLKARKAAVLYDVAQDYNKGLAEVFRDEFKKMGGEITAFETYTTGDKDFSAQLTKIKGTNPDVIFLPNYYSEVPLQIQQARKLGINAIFLGGDAWDSPKLLEIGGKDMEGTYFSNHYVATADVPKVKEFVTKYKQKYNEVPDAAAALTYDAAYIIFQALERAGSLDRDKLRDAMAATKGFEGVTGTISYGDTGDPVKPAVVLKIENGEFKYETTVNP, from the coding sequence GTGAGCAGAAGGTCTGCCCTCTGGGGGATCGCGGCCCTCCTCGCGTCGGCCGTGGCCGTGGCCGGCTGTGGCAAGACCGGCGGCGGTGCGGGCGGCGGCGAGGTGATCAAGATCGGCGTCTCGGCGCCGCTCACGGGCAACATCGCCGCGATCGGCCAGTCCACCAAGAACGCCGTGCTGATGGCCGAGGCCGAGATCAACGAGAAGGGCGGCATCGACATCGGCGGCAAGAAGATGAAGGTCCAGTTCGTGATCGAGGACGACGAGAACAAGCCGGAGTCGACCGCCAACGTCTTCCAGAAGCTGATCAACCAGGACAAGGTCATCGCCATCATCGGGTCCCAGTCCTCGAGCGCGACGAACGCCGGCGCCCCGATCGCCAACGACGCCAAGGTGCCCGCGATCACGCCCTGGGCGACCAACCCGAACGTGACCAAGGGCAAGAAGTACGTCTTCCGGGCCGCGTTCATTGACCCGTTCCAGGGTTACGTGAACGCCAAGTTCGCGTACGAGAACCTGAAGGCCCGGAAGGCGGCCGTCCTCTACGACGTCGCCCAGGACTACAACAAGGGCCTGGCCGAGGTCTTCCGGGACGAGTTCAAGAAGATGGGCGGCGAGATCACCGCGTTCGAGACGTACACGACCGGCGACAAGGACTTCTCCGCCCAGCTCACCAAGATCAAGGGCACGAACCCCGACGTGATCTTCCTCCCGAATTACTACAGCGAGGTCCCGCTGCAGATCCAGCAGGCCCGCAAGCTCGGGATCAACGCGATCTTCCTCGGCGGGGACGCCTGGGACTCGCCGAAGCTCCTCGAGATCGGCGGCAAGGACATGGAGGGCACGTACTTCAGTAACCACTACGTGGCGACGGCCGACGTGCCCAAGGTCAAGGAGTTCGTGACCAAGTACAAGCAGAAGTACAACGAGGTCCCCGACGCTGCGGCCGCGCTCACCTACGACGCCGCGTACATCATCTTCCAGGCGCTCGAGCGGGCGGGCTCGCTCGACCGGGACAAGCTGCGCGATGCGATGGCCGCCACGAAGGGCTTCGAGGGCGTCACGGGAACCATCTCGTACGGCGACACCGGGGACCCCGTGAAGCCGGCGGTGGTGCTCAAGATCGAGAACGGGGAGTTCAAGTACGAGACGACCGTGAACCCGTGA
- a CDS encoding branched-chain amino acid ABC transporter permease, with translation MLIFIQQLMNALQLGGIYALIALGYTMVYGVLQLINFAHGDIFMVGAFIGLFLATYLKLPFVAVLLLTMALTAVVGVAVERVAYRPLRTAPRMSLIITALGVSLFLENFTRATVGAAPRDFPALVAGATWDLGGVTVGSVQVLIIGISVGLMLILRYVVRRTLLGKAMRAIADNREVIGLMGINPDAVIAATFAIGSGLAAAGGILVAQAYPVIEPYMGIVVGWKAFIAAVLGGIGLIDGAMLGGFILGFTEIFVAAYLPSTFRDGIAFAILIIVLLFRPTGLLGRPVSTKV, from the coding sequence GTGCTCATCTTCATCCAGCAGCTCATGAACGCGCTCCAGCTCGGTGGGATCTACGCCCTCATCGCCCTCGGCTACACGATGGTCTACGGGGTCCTGCAGCTCATCAACTTCGCGCACGGCGACATCTTCATGGTCGGGGCGTTCATCGGCCTGTTCCTGGCCACGTACCTGAAGCTGCCCTTCGTGGCCGTGCTCCTGCTGACGATGGCGCTCACCGCCGTGGTCGGGGTGGCGGTGGAGCGGGTGGCCTATCGCCCCCTGCGGACCGCCCCCCGCATGTCGCTCATCATCACGGCCCTCGGGGTGAGCCTCTTCCTGGAGAACTTCACCCGGGCCACCGTGGGGGCGGCGCCGCGCGACTTCCCCGCCCTGGTGGCGGGGGCCACCTGGGACCTGGGCGGCGTGACCGTCGGCAGCGTGCAGGTCCTCATCATCGGCATCTCGGTGGGCCTCATGCTGATCCTGCGGTACGTGGTCCGCCGCACCCTCCTGGGGAAGGCCATGCGGGCGATCGCGGACAACCGCGAGGTCATCGGCCTCATGGGCATCAACCCTGACGCCGTGATCGCCGCCACATTCGCCATCGGGTCGGGGCTGGCGGCGGCGGGCGGCATCCTCGTCGCCCAGGCGTACCCGGTCATCGAGCCGTACATGGGGATCGTGGTCGGGTGGAAGGCGTTCATCGCCGCGGTGCTGGGCGGCATCGGGCTGATCGACGGCGCGATGCTCGGCGGATTCATCCTCGGGTTCACGGAGATCTTCGTCGCGGCGTACCTGCCGTCGACCTTCCGGGACGGCATCGCCTTCGCGATCCTGATCATCGTGCTCCTGTTCCGGCCGACGGGCCTGCTGGGCCGGCCGGTCTCGACCAAGGTGTAG